A region from the Anaeromyxobacter diazotrophicus genome encodes:
- the rpmJ gene encoding 50S ribosomal protein L36 yields the protein MKVRASVKKICDKCKVIKRKGVVRIICPANPRHKQRQG from the coding sequence ATGAAGGTCCGCGCGTCGGTCAAGAAGATTTGCGACAAGTGCAAGGTCATCAAGCGCAAGGGCGTCGTGCGGATCATCTGCCCCGCCAACCCGCGCCACAAGCAGCGCCAGGGCTAG
- the rpsM gene encoding 30S ribosomal protein S13: MARIAGVDLPREKRIEISLQYIYGIGRTSAKKICGNAGVSVTTRTKDLTDDEVRRLRETIEQSFKVEGDLRREISMNVKRLMDLGCYRGLRHRKGLPVRGQRTHTNARTRKGPKRGLVRKPAAAAPAPKA; this comes from the coding sequence ATGGCCCGTATCGCAGGCGTCGACCTCCCCCGCGAGAAGCGCATCGAGATCTCGCTCCAGTACATCTACGGAATCGGCAGGACCTCCGCGAAGAAGATCTGCGGGAACGCCGGCGTCTCCGTGACGACCCGGACCAAGGATCTCACCGACGACGAGGTGCGCCGGCTGCGCGAGACCATCGAGCAGTCGTTCAAGGTCGAGGGCGACCTCCGCCGCGAGATCTCCATGAACGTGAAGCGGCTCATGGACCTCGGCTGCTACCGCGGCCTGCGCCACCGCAAGGGCCTGCCGGTCCGCGGCCAGCGCACGCACACCAACGCCCGCACCCGCAAGGGCCCGAAGCGCGGCCTCGTCCGGAAGCCGGCCGCCGCCGCCCCGGCCCCCAAGGCCTAG
- the rpsK gene encoding 30S ribosomal protein S11, whose amino-acid sequence MPNLGGIEPVTASPVVPKKGKKRVKKNIAAGIVHIAASFNNTQITITDVTGNVISWSSAGARGFKGSRKSTPFAAQVAAGDAAAKAMEHGLKSVTVQVSGPGAGRESALRALSAAGLKISLIRDVTPIPHNGCRPPKRRRV is encoded by the coding sequence ATGCCCAACCTGGGCGGCATCGAGCCCGTCACCGCCTCGCCCGTCGTCCCCAAGAAGGGGAAGAAGCGGGTGAAGAAGAACATCGCGGCCGGGATCGTCCACATCGCGGCCAGCTTCAACAACACCCAGATCACCATCACCGACGTCACGGGGAACGTGATCTCGTGGTCCTCGGCCGGCGCGCGCGGGTTCAAGGGCTCGCGCAAGTCGACGCCGTTCGCGGCCCAGGTCGCCGCGGGCGACGCCGCCGCGAAGGCGATGGAGCACGGCCTGAAGAGCGTCACGGTGCAGGTCTCCGGTCCGGGCGCCGGCCGCGAGTCGGCCCTGCGGGCCCTCTCGGCCGCCGGCCTCAAGATCTCGCTCATCCGCGACGTCACCCCCATCCCGCACAACGGCTGCCGGCCCCCCAAGCGCCGCCGCGTCTGA
- the rpsD gene encoding 30S ribosomal protein S4, producing the protein MARYTESVCRLCRRENLKMYLKGDRCYTDKCAIERRPYPPGQHGQGRIKFSEYGVQLREKQKVKRMYGMLEADFRHAYANAAAAKGKTGDNLLQTLELRLDNVVFRLGFADTRNEARQLVRHGHFRVNGRKVNIPSFRLKMGDKVELKDRSKKVVRISEALETVDRRGVPQWLELDKGGFKGTVKTQPAREDITMPIQEQLIVELYSK; encoded by the coding sequence GTGGCTCGTTACACCGAAAGCGTCTGCCGGCTCTGCCGCCGCGAGAACCTCAAGATGTACCTGAAGGGTGATCGCTGCTACACGGACAAGTGCGCCATCGAGCGCCGTCCCTACCCCCCGGGCCAGCACGGCCAGGGCCGCATCAAGTTCTCCGAGTACGGCGTCCAGCTCCGCGAGAAGCAGAAGGTCAAGCGGATGTACGGCATGCTGGAGGCCGACTTCCGGCACGCCTACGCCAACGCGGCGGCGGCGAAGGGCAAGACCGGCGACAACCTCCTGCAGACGCTCGAGCTCCGGCTCGACAACGTCGTGTTCCGGCTCGGCTTCGCCGACACCCGCAACGAGGCGCGCCAGCTCGTCCGCCACGGCCACTTCCGCGTCAACGGCCGCAAGGTCAACATCCCGTCCTTCCGCCTGAAGATGGGCGACAAGGTCGAGCTGAAGGACCGGTCGAAGAAGGTGGTGCGCATCAGCGAGGCGCTCGAGACCGTCGACCGCCGCGGCGTGCCGCAGTGGCTCGAGCTCGACAAGGGCGGCTTCAAGGGCACCGTCAAGACGCAGCCGGCCCGCGAGGACATCACCATGCCGATCCAGGAGCAGCTCATCGTCGAGCTCTACTCCAAGTAA